ATTGTCatgactgtatgtttttatgaagtattattacatattttgcaatgaaataaacatttataaacATTCGCTAAAGGAATAGTGACTCTTCGCTTTGATTCCGTTAGCATATGCTAGGATGCTAATCAACAGAAGGCAACATTATTAACCCACAACTCGTGCGTCCAGACAGCGCCAGAGGAAGAATGTTCGGCTACTTCGACAGGTCCTTCACCGACGAACCCTTCACGGACGACGATGTCCTCGGCCTGGAAGCGGACCACCGGTCGAACGGCACCGGCAACGCGACTGCCGGTCCCATTTCCGAGGAGGTGCGCAGCTTCCTGACGAGCCGCCTGTCCACGCTGATCATCCCGTCTTTCTACGCCGCGGTGTGCCTGTTCGCCGTGCCCGTCAACGCCTGCGCCGCCCTGGCCTTCTCGCGCCGCATCCGCCCCAAGAAACCCGCGTCCATCTACATGCTCAACCTGGCGTGCGCCGACCTTCTCTTCGGCGGGCTGCTGCCGTTCAAGGCGGCGTACCACTTCGCCGGGAACCACTGGGTGTTCGGCGAGCCCATGTGCCGCGTGGTCACCGCCGCCTTCTACTGGAACATGAACTGCTCGGTGCTCCTGGTGGCCTGCATCAGCGTGGACCGCCTCCTGGCCGTGGTGTACCCCATCGACTCGCTGGCGTGGAGGAGACCCCGCAACGCCGTCGTCGCCTGCGTCGCCATGTGGCTCCTGTCCTTAGCCGGTTCGGTGCCACTGCTCGTATCGGAGCAGACGTTCCACCTTAAGGAGCTGGACATCACCACCTGCCACGACGTCCGGCCGGTAGGCGAGCTGGTCGGACTCTACGGGACATACTTCGTCGTCCTGTGCGTCGCCCTTTTCGTCGCCCCGCTGTTGGTCACCGTCGTGTCCTACGCCCGCGTAATCTGGTCCCTGAACCGGGCCCCCCGCGGCGTTCCTGGACGCTCCCGCCGGAGAACCAGGGCCCTGGTGATGGCGCTGACGGTCCTGGTGATGTTCTTGTTGTGCTTTGCGCCCACAAACTGCCTGCTCCTGGTCCACTACGTGCAGCTCCATCACGGACTGAACCAGTCCCGCGATGCCCCTGAGGGCTCGTACGTGGCCTACCTGGTCTTCCTGTGCTTGGGGAGCCTCAACTGCCTGCTGGACCCGCTACTCTACTGCTTCGGCTCGTCCCAGTGCCAGCGAGAGCTCGCCGGGGCGCTGAGGTGTCAGGGTATGGCCGACAGCTTCGGCGCCAGCTCGTCGGACACGTACCGGTCCAGCACCAGGACCATCCTGAAGCCCGCCCGCACGGACTGCTCACATCAAAACGTCTCATTTGCGAAAAAGGATTCGTCGCAAGGGAGCCACGGCAGCTACTACAAGAAACTTCTTGTCTGACCACGTCCAAAAACACGAACCAAACTGACTTGAGTGCATTTCTGCCATGTGAACTTTCCCCAGGAATCTTCGAAAGGGGTCTAAATTGAACCGGTTGATCTCCCCTCCCAGAAGATTTCAGGAACTGTTGGGATTCTGGACATTCTAGATCGGATCGCAGGAATTTAAAACCCGTGGGGGTTATCTTTGCCAATAGCGTCGCTCACTCAATTTTTTTGCACCACCTAAAATCGCTCACAAGAACATTCTTTGATCTGTTTCAGAGGAAATGCACATATTTTGCAATttctcacaaatgttttttttctgtttttaccaCGTAAATGTGAAATACTGACAAGATTTTAAACACAATGAAGGAGGACTTTGACTTTTGCACTGTTAAACAATTTAAGATGTTACATGGTGATGTTGAGCAAGGTCAATATTTGTACGCGCCGCGTTTATATTTGCGCACTTTCTCGACTGATATCGTACATCGCACTTGGTTTGTTCTATAAACACGTTGGAAACCGCTTTTTTGACCATCTGCGAATAATAAACACCCTTATCCCGAAAAGATAAGACAAGAACTTGTCAGCACTgagcttgaatttttttttttttttttaaaaagacccggatggctcattggccaccaaacctgcagtcgccatccgccatcttgatactcccaaaacaatcgCCGGTTTCGTgtctgtgagaaaacattccacagctaAGTTGGAaaaatttactttgacactgttaaagtttgtttctaaaagcttttttttaaattttctgatgagctcaattcacttgaacaaatttTATGTTTACGGTTGTTATTGTTCACTGTCCACTCCCTGCTTCACGTTTATGGACCGACGGTTTTTCgagaaaaagcgatgtcaatatttccccaaacttcatcagtgggtaagcaaaaaaaaaaaaaaacattttccagaattttttggGATGAATTTCATGAAACAGAACTCTTCAAATTGatttagattttcaaatgcgaggaaacaagtttaaattcgtcgcagagacaacaaatgaacattgtgtttagcgagtccttatttccaaaactatatctaactgattgacttgaaaatttaatgttgttatgacaaaaaatgcttaatgTTTTGCTatattatgatgatagtgcttcacagcgtattttgggaaaaagctAACATGTCACgaaaatcgggccctaggtaatatgcaaggtttcttgctcgtCACGGGGTTTttttatgtctttcctttgcaattagcctttttttggggggcttacCAAGTCgtattaaaaatccttcatgttaccagaactgaacaAAAAACGTCAAGATCACACgtccagttttaattctacatgccaaactttaaTCCAACACGTAAACCaggtcctccacacgttttgggagtaccaagatggcggccgactggcttcaaccaatcgacataccgctcgacgtgcatgcgctatccagtcttttttttttcctttatgtcAGTGCTCCTCCTGTTGACCATAATGAGTATTACATGCCCATCAGCCAATTCAACTCTTGAATTGTCCACCAGGTGACGCCAAAGAAACGATTTGGCTCCAATAGTCAACAAACCCGAAGCTCATTTACACTTTTAATTTGTAAAGGGTTGTTTATTAACGATATTGATTTTGTATTACTTATTCTTCTGTATTCAGCTTAGTTGCTTTTAGTTCATTTTAGCTGTGTAATAAAATGACACTTCCTAGACTGACGATCATCACTATGTATAATGAGCGTATGAGAATTAGTATGATTTTTGGAGGGGTATGTAACGGCCTCAATTGGCTCCGCGGGGTCACGTGCCACTGACGTCACTAAGGTGTGAAGGCCCAGCTCGTATCCAGGCAGGGGTTAAACACCCGCAAGGCAGCCACGCCTGCCTTCAACACTTCCACCACCGCGACGTCGTCTCGCCTGTTGTTgttctgttatttttatttcataaaaaccATCCATAAACGGGATTTCGCCATGACTGCGCGGCGCGGACTTCTTCGTGTGCTTGTCGTCGCGCTCCTTCGTTGCGTGCACGCTAACTTGGGCGACACAGGTGAGTTCGTTTTAGTTACCTTTGTCGGGCGGATCAACTTCCGCCGGTGATTGGAAAATACGCAAGTTGAATGTGTGTCTTTACTCGCGATATGTAATACAGTATAACTTGTATTAAGTGCGCAGCGttttatgtattgtatgtaaatatgtatttttttttacgttaaaaGTGAAGTTTTGAATGCCGTCTGCTGTTACGCCACTGTACTTCCGGCTCGTTTCCTTTAGAGGAAGTGCATCATTAGAACAAACGagtgtaaacaaacaaatgcgGTTGGAAGAtgattttgaaatcatgaaCTCCGCTTCacgctgaagaaaagcagcgtGTGTAAAATTTTGGATATTAATTCAGTGATTCAAAGAGGATCTTTTGACGGTTCTGGGTTCGAACACTCTTATTGTTTACATGAGCATGACGTTGCTGGATGCAACGCAAAGGTCAAGCAGATTCAGAACCTGTGCACcctaattattaattaattgagCCACAGGAATGCAACGTGGAATTATGGAATGTAGTCATACATCATCGGCTGGAGCAACAATTAACTGGATCACCAGCACAGGTGTGACGATGCGGCGCTGAGAAATCGTGCTTtggcaacaaaatattaattttggtGATTCgccgggaagaaaaaaataaaaggactcGTGTAGAGCAAGTTCacatattaatttttaaaaaagtccaTATCTACATAACTACTTTGCCGCATTCTCGTGCAACATCGGTGGTGGTGTATGGTTTAATTCtgaggtgcccagacttttttttttttttttttttaccccaagagttacttttcaagcagccagcctctcgcgagctttttttaactttcgccATTAATATCGAAATTAAACGggagcagcatgtctagctcgtctttgctctacgttgcccagactgtgttgctaactaaagcagcaatGGTGGACGCTGTCGTTATGGAACACATTGACGGGCtgagtaagtactgtaacatttgtaattatgagtatacccctttaagagcagagggaagcggtgaaagttccgtgtgctgcctaaaagaaaccagtggcttcttcttttcatttttttttcacagtaagTATgcgaattgtgccattggatgtggcgaccagtcatccctcactcattgaatcgcattgaaaaatgcaacaaactGAATCGCtctgttatactttcaatttgcgttggattttcccgcgatcgacgcatcgagcacccctggtttaatcCATTCCTAGTTCTTTTTAGTCTGCTTTTGAGGTTTCTAGTTTTGTTTGCAGTTCTTGAATTTACCTCAAAAGTGGAACTgacaggttttgttttgttttttttgcctcgtTCCCCAAGGCCACAACGATTATCCCgcgttatttaattttgttacatAAGATAACGTTAATTATTGTGCATGACTGTAGAAAAGGTGAGTTTAGGAAAGTCAGGCATCGGTCGGTTctcaccccctcccccattttgtttgcttttaaaaacCCCTCCGACTTCCTCCCCAGACGACTTGCGAGGTTTGACCGGTATCGAGACGCCCAACGGGATTTCGGTGGGCCAGCAGGCGCAGTTGGTCCTGAGCAGCCCCCTCACCACCGTCTTCCTGCCGGTCGTCTACATCGCGGTGTTCTCGGTGGGCCTGCCCGCCAACGGCCTGGCCGTCTGGGTGTTCCTGTTCCGGACCAAGAAGAAGCACCCGTCGTCCATCTACATGGCCAACCTGGCCCTGGCCGACCTGCTCTTCGTCATCTGGACGCCGCTGAAGATCGCCTACCACCTGGCCGGCAACGACTGGAGGTACGGCGAGGCGCTGTGCAAGGTCCTGGTGGGCTTCTTCTACGGGAACATGTACTGCTCCATGGCCTTCATCGCGTGCATCAGCGTGCAGCGCTACTGGGCCGTGGTGCACCCGCTGGCGCAGCGCCGGGCCGAGAACACCGTCGCCTACGCGGTTTCGGCGGCCGTCTGGGCGACGGTGTGGCTCCTCACCGTGCCGCTCTACCTCTACGATCAGCAGGTGCGCGTGGTCAACATGGGAATCCTCACGTGCCACGACGTCACCCGGCCCTCCCAGAAGAAGACGGCGGCGGGCTACTTCCTCACCATGGGCACGGCCGGGTTCGCCGGGCCCGCCGCCGTGTGCGCCGTCTCCTACGCGCTGATGCTGCGGGCGCTCCGCAGCAGCATGGCGGCGGACCCCGGCGTGGCCAAGAAGCGGCGCAAGGCCGTGGTCCTGATCGTCACCGTGCTGTTGATGTTCGTGGTGTGTTTTGCGCCCAGCAACATCATGCTCCTGGTCCATTACGGGCTGCTCCTGAACGACGCGGCCGACAACCTCTACGGGTTCTACGTCACCGCGCTGTGCCTGGCCAGCCTCAACAGCTGCGTCGACCCCTTCGTCTACTACTTCATCTCGGACGAGTTCCGCCAGCACGTCAAGAACACCTTCCTCTGCCGGAGCCAGCGCACCGTGGAACGGATGCGAGTGTCCTTCAGCGCGCTCAAGTTCTCCAAGAAGAGCAACACGTACACGTCCGACTCCGGCGGGAACACGGGCAGCTCGCAGTGCTAGCCGGCGCGCGGATAACTTTGAGTTGTTACTGTTTTACGTAGGCCGAGCGGTTGGTTAGCAAAattgcctcagagttctgaagtTTGCGGTTTGAAACTTGAACGTGCGACTGTGGCGACCAGTCCGTATCCCCTCTCTTGTGTCGCTCCCCAAACCAGGACGAGGTTTAAGGTCTGCTCTGGATcatccagtttccttccacatggCCAAGACGTGCATGTTAGCTTCGCCGAAGACTACGTTAGGTGTTAAATGTCGTCGTCTTGCCCGAAGTCAGCTCGTTCGAGCTGACCCATGACCTCAATCATAGCAAGCGTCATAAACAAatgggtgttttgttttattgtatatACTTGGAGCAAAGTTCTCTTCAGTTTTTAGTCTTTAGTCTTCTAATGTGTCAAGTCTTCGCAGTTCTGTGCATGATAGACCCTTCAGGGCCACCGTATTTCTCATTGGCATTCGAGTCGGGAGGTGTAATAAAGCATATTagcgtttgtttttgtgtgaataTGAGACTGAGAAGCCTTCATGACCGAGAGAGACTCAAACAGTTAGGGGAGGGTGAGCAAGATGTAGAAAATATTATTGtataggtaatttttttttttttttttaaatgatgactaCGTAAAGAATTACAGCTGTCTTTATCTTTTGAAATGTTGCACTCTGATATATGAAATAAattgtggatttaaaaacatctaAACTTGGACTGCAGTTTTGACAAttcaagtgtttattttatatattattttattattatttatttttatgattcattttgtatatttaaatatgaGTGTTTTTGTTactacaattattttttcacccttattgtttatttaaaaaatgatcccAAGTTAAACAAGGTGACTCATTTTTCATAACTAGCAAAAGGTCCTTGactaatttttatttgaaaatgtatcacTATTTAGCtgaccagaatttttttttcaataattctaATGCATAATTCACAGAAAGATGGATAGCAATTTTAGTTATATGTCCAACCAATATAAACTgcgtaatgtttttgtttggtttttttttttattttttttaataataataactcaaaaaatgaaataaaaggctGGGTAACATATCACACTTCAGGAATCAAATATAATCAAACAAATTatataaatgtttatatttatagCTAAAGTCACCTTTTTCTATCCGGTGTGACGTAATCTACGCGAGAAACCGGCTCGGCGACCCGTTTTGTGACGTCACTGAGACTGGGAAACTGATAGTCTCGGGGCGTGGTCAGCGAGATTCTGCGGGTTGGAGGAGGGCAAGTTGGCGGATTGTTTCAGGTAAAGGACGCGGTTTCTGGGTGCGGACACGACACACTCGAGAAAGCAGGGCAAGGAgtggaaaaaaactgttggactaagacctttttttttaataaatagaaATCGAGCAAAAGATGGATCAAGTTGGCATTTTGGCGTTGTTTTTGATCGTCTTGTGTCACTTTTGGGCCGCCGAAGGCGAAGGTAAGTTTTGCCTGAATCACACGGTTAATGTTTATCCAGCCGGTAATCACTCACTAAAATGACTTTGACCTTTGTTGACTtgtcaaataataatttaaaaacaaaccaaaaaaaaagttccagtcACAAGTCATCGGCACGTCGCTCAACTTTTGACCGACTTGGGTGCGCCCAACTTCGGCTTTAAATCCCCCTTGCGAGTCGGGCCTTGTCGCAAGGGCAAATTTTGCGGTTGAGCAACAATTTGAATAAAAGCAAATATTAACGAGCCTGAAAATCGACTTTAATTGCTTTGTGtagtaaaatattaaaattcgACATTGCTCACATTAAACAAATCGTGGGGTGTAGAAACTGCGTCTCCATAATGTCATAATTAAACAATACCCATGCAGCTGTAAAATCATAAACTACTACTCGCGACTGTGACGTAATAGTGCAGATAGCGTCTCACTCACGGATGCAGGACATGCCCATCcgttttctctgccgcttatcctcacgagggtcgcggggatatCCGttgcctatcccggctatcaactggcaggaggcggggtgcaccctgaacccgtcgccagccaatcgcagggcacctcgagacaaacagccgcactcacgaatcgcatctatgggcaatttagagtgtccgattaatgtcgcgtgtttttgggatgcgggaggaaaccggagtgcccacccggagaaaacccacgcatacGGGACATGGCTTGGAAAAGCAGCTTGCATTATTTAGCAGCTCTGTGAAATTTGATGGCATGTGGACAAAAATGCTCACTTTGGACATTGTTGTATTATATTTCCATAATTCGGTTGTTGTGCTCCATTGTCTATCCTCAACAGTATGAAAGTCCCTCGTTCTCCGCTATTGTTGTAGTCTGCGGCCGATTCCTGTCCCTGTTGACGCGTTAAACGTGGTATGATTTCGTATATGGAGGGGAAATTAATTCACCggctgtttgtcatttttttttaacggttgagaaaatgtgtaaagtttgaaaatggatgggtagaaatgaggaaaaaaatgaacatcgaTCTGCTTGTTGGGATTTTGTACAGTGATTCCCTAAatattgttaatatttttttgtttatttttttataattttttttcccaacatttttaCCTTCGCCGTTAAAAAATTGAATGCATTTCCTAACGTTTGTCGTTTATAAACGCCGTAAAACGTGTTTAACGACGTCGCAtttatgtatgtaatgtatgaTCGCGCGCAGGAAGGGGTCGCGGCTTCATCGGACACGTAGACCCCCAGGCCTCTGACCGGGTAGTGGTGGACCGGGCCACCTCGGAGACTCTCCGGAGCCCCCTCACCACCGTCTTCCTGCCCGTCGTCTACATCGTGGTCTTCGCGGTGGGCCTGCCCGCCAACGCCATGGCCGTCTGGGTGTTCCTGTTCCGGACCAAGAAGAAGCACCCGTCGTCCATCTACATGGCCAACCTGGCCCTGGCCGACCTGCTCTTCGTCATCTGGACGCCGCTGAAGATCGCCTACCACCTGGCCGGCAACGACTGGACGTACGGCGAAGGACTGTGCAAGGTCCTGGTGGGCTTCTTCTACGGGAACATGTACGGCTCCATCTTATTCATCGCCTGCCTCAGCGTGCAGCGCTACTGGGTGGTGGCGCACCCGCTTTCCCAGCAGCGCAAGAACAATAAAGTGGCGGTGGGCGTGTGCCTGGGCATCTGGACCTTCATCTGGCTCACCACCACGCCGCTGTACCTGTACGAGCACACGGCCCGGCTGCGGGAACCCGCCGTCACCACGTGCCACGACGTCAGCGTCATCCGGAACCCGGACGATCCCTTCGCGTCCGTCCGGCTGCCTTACTTCTATTTCGTGCTGATGGGCGCGGCGGTGTTCCTGGCGCCGTGCGCGGTCATCGTGGTGGCGTACGTGCTGCTCCTGCGGGCGCTGGGCCGCGGCCCGGAGGACGGCGCGGCGTCGAAGAACCGGCGGAGGGCCGTGCTGCTGATCGTCGTGGTGCTGCTCACGTTCCTGGTGTGCTTCATCCCCAGCAACGTCATGCTGGTGCTGCACTACTCGCTGCTCAAGGACGGCTCGCCGGACAACGGCTACGCCCTCTACGTCGCCACCTTGTGCTTGGCCAGCCTCAACAGCGTCCTGGACCCGTTCATCTACTACTTCGTGTCCGACGACTTCCGCCAGCACGTCAAGAACACGCTGCTGTGCCGCAGCAGCCGGACGGTGGaacgcatgcgggtgtccttcagctccATGAAGTACTCCAGGAAGAGCAAGTCCTACGTGTCGGACTCCGGGAACACGCAGAGCAGCTCGTGTTAGCCGCCGGAGGGAACAGACAGACGGACGACGACTGGGCAGGTACCGCTAACCGAGAAAGGACTTTTAAATACTTTGCATGCTGCTTTAGCTTGTAGTCTGTCCAGCAAGACTGGGAATTTTACCAAagacttttttccagaagtgtTTTTAACCTCATGTAGTGTTACattgttttgtaaataaatcCCAGAAGCCACTATTTGACCGTTCTCGCTAACGATTCCTACGTAACGTTGCTCCGTGACTGCGTAGGTGCTAGAAGCGTGGCGTCGAGGCGGCTCGGCTGGAATCCCCGGACTGCGGCTCCGTCCACGGTGGTCCCGGTCTTGGCTTGCCCAGATAAGAAAGAGTTAAACACAGAAAACTGTCCTGCGCTGAACTAGCCTCCACCGACCTGCCGAGGACGGCGTTTTTCCGATCATCAGCTTCAAAACCCAGAGTCTTGCGTTCTCGCACGGGCGGTACACCGCGGCATTTACCGCAATTctcggccgacagagcgcacctggtaataagcctcacccggtacatttgtaaaggaagtaccatttggtacatagatacgccgcagctgtgtaaaagccgcaagcgcccacattgaaacacgagatatttagctagtttaacgctagcgccgctgcgcaaatgctaacgctagcgccgctgctcaaatgctaacactagcgctgcgctaacagggccgtttaacaaaaaaacaaacaaaaaaaaaacgataaaaatcaccatgacacggcagtaacacgcttgcGCAGCGCGaacggggccggaccggtaaaagtcacttcctcggcacatatattccaccattaACTGAACACCCACAGTTTTCAGCGCAGCCAATTTCACCCGCACTTTTTCCCGGCGAAAGATTTCAACGAGGGGTTGTGCCAATCAAACTCAAAAACTAAATAGTTTAACGTTCATATCTAGTAGAAGTCTAGAGATGTCTCAAATTAGCCAAATGTTAGCCTACATCGCGCTAATTGAGGTTTTACGCTCAGTCGAATCAAATCTTTgcagaaataatttttttacacaCGGACAAATGTTACTGCAGTCGCACACGCAACTCCGTGTGGAAATAAGACGACGGGGAAAATGGTTTCCGTCAGAAacgcaaaaatatgtttttttttatttgtagacaattttcacttgtttcaaactcatttttacttgaaatgggtaaaacaaaaattgcaaatggagtggggtggggggacttAATTCCATTGGTTAATAATTgacaccccacccccgcccccactcaCAGGGTCGGGGGTGAAAGGTCAGACGAGCTCCTCGTAAGAGGTCGATGATTGTTGCCGAGCGAGTGTCGGGTTACCTTTTGTTGATTCTTTTTGTGGGTCGCATTCAAGACGCACAATTAGACAAAATTGTTGCCTTCAAAGAGCTTTCCGGATCCTGAAGATATGAAGACAATCCAGTAATTGTGTGCGGCTTCCGTCTTTACTcgtcatttcatatttttttttaatttatcacaTGTATATATTCTtaattttaattgcttttttttttgtaacatcaatttcttttattgaaagaaacaattttaaagcataatttttttttttttttttttgctcaatagTGTGCCTGCatgcaattttgttttaaatccctTAAAAAGATTCTTcaaaatatgtatgtgtataaaaaaaataaaagtatgagCTTTggaaagttaaataaaaaaagatatatgtTCCTTAACAAACAGCGTTTATTTAATTTAACaactgtttgggtttttttttttcaattaaaaatatttaatttctcctttttaaaatgacaaattattggggaaaaaaatgaaataataattgggTTTTTGTGATGAATTGAATGGtattttttctcatgaaaaatgtgatttgtaaTTGGATTATTTGTAAAACTTCAGATTTAAattcataaaaatgtgaaaagaacaccaaagactatatatatatatatatttatatattatcatAATTTCATGTCTCGCAAGTGCACATTCCCTGCAGCTGATAAGAAGAAAGCGAGGAGATGATTAACTTTAAACCGGCAACGTAAACCAAAGCCGAGCAGATGATGTGATTGcaaggttcaattccggccccccgcctgtgtggagttttcatgttttccccgtgcctacgtgggttttctccgggcactccggtttcctcccaagtcccccccccccaaaaaaaagtgcaacattaattggacgctctaaatcgcaggtgtcaaactcaaggcccgggggtcagatctggcccgccacatggttTTATGGGGCCCGCAAAGCCGAATTTAGAGTGGCAATTTGCATGTTTCTTGGacaaaaatctggaccaaaatttcaaattgtcagctgtcataaatgataaatgttgagatattacaagcatttttgtgttaccaaacgtgaatagttgacaAACACTTGGATatctgattctaaaactagttcataaattggtgatgtaaatatgatgagacgattaaatattttttgttcaggGAATCGGAACAACaacgagtttgacgcccctgctctaaattgcccgtaggtgtgattatgattgcgagtgcggctgtttgtctcaacgtgccctccgattggccggtgaaccagttcagggtttaccccgcctcctgcccggtgacagcagGGATCGGCTGTGgcgctccccgccaccctcgtgaggataagcggcaaagaaaatggatggaaaagaagACCGTTATGTATCGTGTCAAAAATCTTCAAAAGGTGagcatttttgctttgttttcctttcatttagTTGTCTTATACAGAGAGTGACTTGCTGTtgcatttatttgttaaaaaaatatgtatatacatacatatatttatatatataaatgaaatgGTCATTTCAACGTCAATTGTTCCTTTTCTTACAATTCCAACAACTTTGGAGTCAACCAGCATCTGCCAACGGATTGCATTCCGCTTTTGCAAAGTTGGGGCGTGGCGCCGCCCGTCACCTACGCATAA
This DNA window, taken from Syngnathoides biaculeatus isolate LvHL_M chromosome 17, ASM1980259v1, whole genome shotgun sequence, encodes the following:
- the LOC133490805 gene encoding proteinase-activated receptor 1-like, with the protein product MSPKMYHMLLPLVGLCACAALASHDNDSARGRMFGYFDRSFTDEPFTDDDVLGLEADHRSNGTGNATAGPISEEVRSFLTSRLSTLIIPSFYAAVCLFAVPVNACAALAFSRRIRPKKPASIYMLNLACADLLFGGLLPFKAAYHFAGNHWVFGEPMCRVVTAAFYWNMNCSVLLVACISVDRLLAVVYPIDSLAWRRPRNAVVACVAMWLLSLAGSVPLLVSEQTFHLKELDITTCHDVRPVGELVGLYGTYFVVLCVALFVAPLLVTVVSYARVIWSLNRAPRGVPGRSRRRTRALVMALTVLVMFLLCFAPTNCLLLVHYVQLHHGLNQSRDAPEGSYVAYLVFLCLGSLNCLLDPLLYCFGSSQCQRELAGALRCQGMADSFGASSSDTYRSSTRTILKPARTDCSHQNVSFAKKDSSQGSHGSYYKKLLV
- the LOC133491052 gene encoding proteinase-activated receptor 2-like isoform X2, with amino-acid sequence MQRGIMECSHTSSAGATINWITSTDDLRGLTGIETPNGISVGQQAQLVLSSPLTTVFLPVVYIAVFSVGLPANGLAVWVFLFRTKKKHPSSIYMANLALADLLFVIWTPLKIAYHLAGNDWRYGEALCKVLVGFFYGNMYCSMAFIACISVQRYWAVVHPLAQRRAENTVAYAVSAAVWATVWLLTVPLYLYDQQVRVVNMGILTCHDVTRPSQKKTAAGYFLTMGTAGFAGPAAVCAVSYALMLRALRSSMAADPGVAKKRRKAVVLIVTVLLMFVVCFAPSNIMLLVHYGLLLNDAADNLYGFYVTALCLASLNSCVDPFVYYFISDEFRQHVKNTFLCRSQRTVERMRVSFSALKFSKKSNTYTSDSGGNTGSSQC
- the f2rl1.2 gene encoding coagulation factor II (thrombin) receptor-like 1, tandem duplicate 2, yielding MDQVGILALFLIVLCHFWAAEGEGRGRGFIGHVDPQASDRVVVDRATSETLRSPLTTVFLPVVYIVVFAVGLPANAMAVWVFLFRTKKKHPSSIYMANLALADLLFVIWTPLKIAYHLAGNDWTYGEGLCKVLVGFFYGNMYGSILFIACLSVQRYWVVAHPLSQQRKNNKVAVGVCLGIWTFIWLTTTPLYLYEHTARLREPAVTTCHDVSVIRNPDDPFASVRLPYFYFVLMGAAVFLAPCAVIVVAYVLLLRALGRGPEDGAASKNRRRAVLLIVVVLLTFLVCFIPSNVMLVLHYSLLKDGSPDNGYALYVATLCLASLNSVLDPFIYYFVSDDFRQHVKNTLLCRSSRTVERMRVSFSSMKYSRKSKSYVSDSGNTQSSSC
- the LOC133491052 gene encoding proteinase-activated receptor 2-like isoform X1, whose amino-acid sequence is MTARRGLLRVLVVALLRCVHANLGDTDDLRGLTGIETPNGISVGQQAQLVLSSPLTTVFLPVVYIAVFSVGLPANGLAVWVFLFRTKKKHPSSIYMANLALADLLFVIWTPLKIAYHLAGNDWRYGEALCKVLVGFFYGNMYCSMAFIACISVQRYWAVVHPLAQRRAENTVAYAVSAAVWATVWLLTVPLYLYDQQVRVVNMGILTCHDVTRPSQKKTAAGYFLTMGTAGFAGPAAVCAVSYALMLRALRSSMAADPGVAKKRRKAVVLIVTVLLMFVVCFAPSNIMLLVHYGLLLNDAADNLYGFYVTALCLASLNSCVDPFVYYFISDEFRQHVKNTFLCRSQRTVERMRVSFSALKFSKKSNTYTSDSGGNTGSSQC